One genomic window of Quercus robur chromosome 6, dhQueRobu3.1, whole genome shotgun sequence includes the following:
- the LOC126732490 gene encoding disease resistance protein RPV1-like isoform X3, which produces MALQINEGGSSSSTARYKYDVFLSFRGEDTRYNFTSHLYKALHDKGFKTFIDDVNLQKGEAIAAELPKEIELSMISVVIFSENYASSTWCLKELVKILECKDLGQSVLVLPVFYKINPSDVRKQEGKFGVALTKHEEKENRDKVQSWRAALTKAAGLAGFSYEESCFESETQFIEKIIKKISSTTSNRTQLFVDKYEVGINSRVEEIELLLDTKSNGVRMLGIYGLGGVGKTTIAKAVYNKIFDRFDRSCFLEDVREKSQTTSGIIQLQETLLSKTLQDPYLKVDSVPKGTELIMDRFCHTRLLLILDDVDKLNQIDKFLGSYDWFSSGSRIIITTRDKEVLTTLGKDCLVYEVKELDQREAYELFSLHAFQMNKLGEEYSEVARQIIHYANGLPLALKVIGSDLCGTSIHEWKDALEKHKKIPHQDIQQRLKISYDGLEKTEKDIFLHVACVFKGFKKDFVTNVLETCNLCPRYGIRKLINKCLITVDRYGILSMHDLLQQMGKQIVQQESENLENRSRIWHYEDAYEVLTGDMGSDKIQAMILRSPEPVTMKLQGEPFARMKNLKFLFIENVHISCEEFRYLPNALRLLEWHEFPFSSLPSKYCPQKLVALNMSWSSGIRMEKIFKQGFQFNILKHMELQSDSITELPKLCVPNLETLDLSNCGELVTVHELCAPNLVELILSCCYKLVTVHELCAPNLVELILSCCYKLVTVHELCAPNLVKLDLFCCFKLVTVHESVGFLDRLRKWELRGCESLQNLPNNLRLKSLEEFFLSNCSMLEEFPNILHQEMKSLKSLHLSYSGIRELPSSIGYLTQLTGLWLYGCHNLRDLPDSIGYLTQLTLLDLDGCHNLRDLPDSIYKLQMLEHFYFDSAKLRPPCNSFDGLSQYGFLRLWDLRFSGCGNKLDFLTKPNYFPLLGFLSLSGTDIVSIPESLNRFTTLETLLISNCQQLRQILGLPPFLKYLNASHCTSLDAQSSSRLLNQIGEIICEGEKSDIYVYPSWLNPKLQTRDLFHEDVNDNRRFWVPYTEIPRWLNSKHQSVGNSISFHVGRKFTNIFAVYFAFGLGPQLPIYDVDINVYLSINGFEEVWITSSNLGRDSDDTLWISSRSHLKLQKLLDESNPSYDNHVEVTYEWARETDRNNPPCEIRRWGVKVECICCPQMMALTLDDNDSDSDLNLPLKKRRKY; this is translated from the exons ATGGCTCTGCAAATCAACGAAGGAGGCTCTTCTTCTTCCACTGCCCGATACAAGTATGACGTTTTCTTGAGCTTTAGAGGTGAAGATACTCGTTATAATTTTACTAGTCATTTATATAAGGCTTTACATGACAAAGGTTTTAAGACCTTTATTGATGATGTTAATCTTCAAAAAGGAGAAGCAATTGCAGCAGAGCTTCCCAAAGAGATAGAATTGTCAATGATTTCGGTTGTtatattttctgaaaattatgCATCTTCAACTTGGTGTTTGAAGGAACTTGTCAAAATTCTTGAGTGTAAGGATCTTGGCCAATCAGTTCTAGTTCTACCtgttttttacaaaataaatccaTCAGATGTACGTAAACAAGAGGGAAAGTTTGGGGTTGCACTAACTaaacatgaagaaaaagaaaacagagataAGGTCCAGAGTTGGAGGGCAGCTTTAACCAAAGCAGCTGGTTTGGCTGGATTCTCTTACGAGGAAAG TTGCTTTGAATCCGAAACTCAATTTatcgaaaaaattataaaaaagatatCAAGTACCACATCAAATCGGACACAACTATTTGTCGATAAATATGAAGTTGGAATAAATTCTCGTGTGGAGGAGATAGAATTGCTTTTGGATACAAAGTCAAATGGTGTTCGCATGCTAGGGATTTATGGTCTTGGGGGAGTAGGTAAAACTACAATTGCAAAAGctgtttataataaaatatttgatcgTTTTGATAGGAGCTGCTTTCTAGAGGATGTTAGAGAAAAGTCACAGACAACCAGTGGCATAATCCAACTACAAGAGACACTTCTTTCTAAGACATTACAAGACCCATATTTAAAGGTGGACAGTGTTCCCAAAGGAACTGAGCTGATAATGGATAGGTTTTGTCATACAAGGCTTCTTTtaattcttgatgatgtggataAATTGAACCAGATAGATAAATTTCTTGGAAGTTATGATTGGTTTAGTTCCGGAAGTAGAATTATTATAACAACAAGAGACAAAGAAGTGCTAACCACTCTTGGAAAAGATTGTCTAGTTTATGAGGTTAAGGAATTGGATCAACGTGAAGCTTACGAACTCTTTAGCCTACACGCCTTCCAAATGAATAAACTAGGGGAAGAATATTCAGAAGTTGCAAGGCAAATTATACATTATGCCAACGGTCTTCCATTAGCACTAAAAGTAATAGGTTCTGATTTGTGTGGAACAAGTATACATGAATGGAAAGATGCATtagaaaagcacaaaaaaattcCTCACCAAGATATTCAACAAAGGCTCAAAATAAGTTATGATGGATTGGAAAAAACTGAAAAGGATATTTTTCTCCATGTTGCTTGTGTTTTCAAGGGATTTAAAAAGGATTTCGTTACAAATGTACTAGAAACTTGCAATTTATGTCCACGTTATGGTATTCGCAAACTTATCAATAAGTGTCTCATAACTGTTGATCGATATGGCATATTGTCGATGCATGACTTGTTACAACAAATGGGCAAGCAAATTGTTCAACAAGAATCTGAAAACCTTGAAAATCGTAGCAGGATATGGCATTATGAGGATGCTTACGAAGTGCTAACTGGAGATATG GGGTCtgataaaattcaagcaatgATATTGCGCTCACCTGAACCAGTAACCATGAAATTGCAGGGTGAACCTTTTGCAAGGatgaaaaatcttaaatttctttttattgaaaatgtacACATTTCTTGTGAAGAATTTCGATATCTCCCTAATGCGTTACGGTTACTTGAATGGCATGAATTTCCTTTTTCCTCCTTGCCTTCTAAATATTGTCCTCAAAAGCTTGTTGCACTCAACATGAGTTGGAGTAGTGGCATTAGAATGGAGAAAATATTCAAGCAG GGTTtccaatttaatattttaaaacataTGGAACTTCAGAGTGACTCCATTACAGAATTACCCAAATTGTGTGTCCCAAACCTAGAGACATTGGACCTCTCTAATTGTGGTGAATTAGTTACAGTTCATGAATTGTGTGCCCCAAACCTAGTGGAATTGATCCTTTCTTGTTGTTATAAATTAGTTACAGTTCATGAATTGTGTGCCCCAAACCTAGTGGAATTGATCCTTTCTTGTTGTTATAAATTAGTTACGGTTCATGAATTGTGTGCCCCAAACCTAGTGAAATTGGaccttttttgttgttttaaattAGTTACGGTTCATGAGTCCGTTGGATTTCTTGATAGGCTACGGAAATGGGAACTCAGAGGCTGTGAGAGTCTTCAAAATCTTCCAAACAACCTCAGGTTGAAATCGCTCGAAGAGTTTTTTCTTAGTAATTGCTCTATGCTTGAGGAATTCCCCAATATTCTTCATCAAGAAATGAAAAGTTTAAAGTCGTTACATTTATCTTATAGTGGCATCAGAGAGTTGCCTTCATCAATCGGGTATCTTACTCAGCTTACTGGATTATGGTTATATGGTTGCCACAACCTGAGGGATCTTCCAGACAGCATCGGGTATCTTACTCAGCTTACTCTGTTAGATTTAGATGGTTGCCACAACCTGAGGGATCTTCCAGACAGCATCTACAAATTGCAAATGCTTGAGCACTTCTATTTTGACAGTGCCAAATTGAGACCACCGTGTAATTCTTTTGATGGACTTTCCCAATATGGGTTTCTAAGGTTATGGGACCTGAGATTCAGTGGATGTGGAAACAAATTAGATTTTTTGACGAAGCCCAATTACTTTCCCTTATTGGGCTTTCTAAGTCTATCTGGCACTGATATTGTTAGCATCCCTGAAAGCCTAAACAGATTTACTACGTTAGAAACCCTTCTTATAAGTAATTGCCAGCAGCTACGACAAATTTTGGGGCTTCCaccatttctaaaatatttaaatgcaAGTCACTGTACGTCATTAGATGCACAATCCTCAAGCAGATTATTGAATCAG ATTGGAGAAATTATATGTGAAGGAGAAAAAAGCGACATATATGTGTATCCAAGTTGGTTGAATCCCAAGCTTCAAACTAGAGATTTGTTCCATGAGGATGTTAACGATAACCGTCGTTTTTGGGTACCATATACAGAGATTCCAAGGTGGTTGAATTCCAAGCATCAAAGTGTTGGAAATTCCATATCATTCCATGTTGGTCGcaaatttacaaatatttttgcCGTCTATTTCGCTTTTGGACTGGGGCCGCAATTACCCATCTATGATGTTGATATAAATGTTTACCTCTCCATTAATGGTTTTGAAGAAGTTTGGATTACTAGCTCTAACCTAGGTCGTGATTCTGATGATACATTGTGGATATCTTCTAGATCACATCTCAAATTGCAGAAGCTGTTGGATGAATCAAATCCATCTTATGACAATCACGTTGAGGTTACATATGAATGGGCCAGAGAGACAGATCGCAACAACCCTCCTTGTGAGATTAGAAGGTGGGGGGTCAAAGTAGAATGTATCTGTTGTCCTCAAATGATGGCCCTTACCCTGGATGACAATGATTCTGACTCCGATCTGAATCTACCATTAAAGAAGAGGAGAAAATATTGA
- the LOC126732490 gene encoding disease resistance protein RUN1-like isoform X4: MALQINEGGSSSSTARYKYDVFLSFRGEDTRYNFTSHLYKALHDKGFKTFIDDVNLQKGEAIAAELPKEIELSMISVVIFSENYASSTWCLKELVKILECKDLGQSVLVLPVFYKINPSDVRKQEGKFGVALTKHEEKENRDKVQSWRAALTKAAGLAGFSYEERSCFLEDVREKSQTTSGIIQLQETLLSKTLQDPYLKVDSVPKGTELIMDRFCHTRLLLILDDVDKLNQIDKFLGSYDWFSSGSRIIITTRDKEVLTTLGKDCLVYEVKELDQREAYELFSLHAFQMNKLGEEYSEVARQIIHYANGLPLALKVIGSDLCGTSIHEWKDALEKHKKIPHQDIQQRLKISYDGLEKTEKDIFLHVACVFKGFKKDFVTNVLETCNLCPRYGIRKLINKCLITVDRYGILSMHDLLQQMGKQIVQQESENLENRSRIWHYEDAYEVLTGDMGSDKIQAMILRSPEPVTMKLQGEPFARMKNLKFLFIENVHISCEEFRYLPNALRLLEWHEFPFSSLPSKYCPQKLVALNMSWSSGIRMEKIFKQGFQFNILKHMELQSDSITELPKLCVPNLETLDLSNCGELVTVHELCAPNLVELILSCCYKLVTVHELCAPNLVELILSCCYKLVTVHELCAPNLVKLDLFCCFKLVTVHESVGFLDRLRKWELRGCESLQNLPNNLRLKSLEEFFLSNCSMLEEFPNILHQEMKSLKSLHLSYSGIRELPSSIGYLTQLTGLWLYGCHNLRDLPDSIGYLTQLTLLDLDGCHNLRDLPDSIYKLQMLEHFYFDSAKLRPPCNSFDGLSQYGFLRLWDLRFSGCGNKLDFLTKPNYFPLLGFLSLSGTDIVSIPESLNRFTTLETLLISNCQQLRQILGLPPFLKYLNASHCTSLDAQSSSRLLNQIGEIICEGEKSDIYVYPSWLNPKLQTRDLFHEDVNDNRRFWVPYTEIPRWLNSKHQSVGNSISFHVGRKFTNIFAVYFAFGLGPQLPIYDVDINVYLSINGFEEVWITSSNLGRDSDDTLWISSRSHLKLQKLLDESNPSYDNHVEVTYEWARETDRNNPPCEIRRWGVKVECICCPQMMALTLDDNDSDSDLNLPLKKRRKY, translated from the exons ATGGCTCTGCAAATCAACGAAGGAGGCTCTTCTTCTTCCACTGCCCGATACAAGTATGACGTTTTCTTGAGCTTTAGAGGTGAAGATACTCGTTATAATTTTACTAGTCATTTATATAAGGCTTTACATGACAAAGGTTTTAAGACCTTTATTGATGATGTTAATCTTCAAAAAGGAGAAGCAATTGCAGCAGAGCTTCCCAAAGAGATAGAATTGTCAATGATTTCGGTTGTtatattttctgaaaattatgCATCTTCAACTTGGTGTTTGAAGGAACTTGTCAAAATTCTTGAGTGTAAGGATCTTGGCCAATCAGTTCTAGTTCTACCtgttttttacaaaataaatccaTCAGATGTACGTAAACAAGAGGGAAAGTTTGGGGTTGCACTAACTaaacatgaagaaaaagaaaacagagataAGGTCCAGAGTTGGAGGGCAGCTTTAACCAAAGCAGCTGGTTTGGCTGGATTCTCTTACGAGGAAAG GAGCTGCTTTCTAGAGGATGTTAGAGAAAAGTCACAGACAACCAGTGGCATAATCCAACTACAAGAGACACTTCTTTCTAAGACATTACAAGACCCATATTTAAAGGTGGACAGTGTTCCCAAAGGAACTGAGCTGATAATGGATAGGTTTTGTCATACAAGGCTTCTTTtaattcttgatgatgtggataAATTGAACCAGATAGATAAATTTCTTGGAAGTTATGATTGGTTTAGTTCCGGAAGTAGAATTATTATAACAACAAGAGACAAAGAAGTGCTAACCACTCTTGGAAAAGATTGTCTAGTTTATGAGGTTAAGGAATTGGATCAACGTGAAGCTTACGAACTCTTTAGCCTACACGCCTTCCAAATGAATAAACTAGGGGAAGAATATTCAGAAGTTGCAAGGCAAATTATACATTATGCCAACGGTCTTCCATTAGCACTAAAAGTAATAGGTTCTGATTTGTGTGGAACAAGTATACATGAATGGAAAGATGCATtagaaaagcacaaaaaaattcCTCACCAAGATATTCAACAAAGGCTCAAAATAAGTTATGATGGATTGGAAAAAACTGAAAAGGATATTTTTCTCCATGTTGCTTGTGTTTTCAAGGGATTTAAAAAGGATTTCGTTACAAATGTACTAGAAACTTGCAATTTATGTCCACGTTATGGTATTCGCAAACTTATCAATAAGTGTCTCATAACTGTTGATCGATATGGCATATTGTCGATGCATGACTTGTTACAACAAATGGGCAAGCAAATTGTTCAACAAGAATCTGAAAACCTTGAAAATCGTAGCAGGATATGGCATTATGAGGATGCTTACGAAGTGCTAACTGGAGATATG GGGTCtgataaaattcaagcaatgATATTGCGCTCACCTGAACCAGTAACCATGAAATTGCAGGGTGAACCTTTTGCAAGGatgaaaaatcttaaatttctttttattgaaaatgtacACATTTCTTGTGAAGAATTTCGATATCTCCCTAATGCGTTACGGTTACTTGAATGGCATGAATTTCCTTTTTCCTCCTTGCCTTCTAAATATTGTCCTCAAAAGCTTGTTGCACTCAACATGAGTTGGAGTAGTGGCATTAGAATGGAGAAAATATTCAAGCAG GGTTtccaatttaatattttaaaacataTGGAACTTCAGAGTGACTCCATTACAGAATTACCCAAATTGTGTGTCCCAAACCTAGAGACATTGGACCTCTCTAATTGTGGTGAATTAGTTACAGTTCATGAATTGTGTGCCCCAAACCTAGTGGAATTGATCCTTTCTTGTTGTTATAAATTAGTTACAGTTCATGAATTGTGTGCCCCAAACCTAGTGGAATTGATCCTTTCTTGTTGTTATAAATTAGTTACGGTTCATGAATTGTGTGCCCCAAACCTAGTGAAATTGGaccttttttgttgttttaaattAGTTACGGTTCATGAGTCCGTTGGATTTCTTGATAGGCTACGGAAATGGGAACTCAGAGGCTGTGAGAGTCTTCAAAATCTTCCAAACAACCTCAGGTTGAAATCGCTCGAAGAGTTTTTTCTTAGTAATTGCTCTATGCTTGAGGAATTCCCCAATATTCTTCATCAAGAAATGAAAAGTTTAAAGTCGTTACATTTATCTTATAGTGGCATCAGAGAGTTGCCTTCATCAATCGGGTATCTTACTCAGCTTACTGGATTATGGTTATATGGTTGCCACAACCTGAGGGATCTTCCAGACAGCATCGGGTATCTTACTCAGCTTACTCTGTTAGATTTAGATGGTTGCCACAACCTGAGGGATCTTCCAGACAGCATCTACAAATTGCAAATGCTTGAGCACTTCTATTTTGACAGTGCCAAATTGAGACCACCGTGTAATTCTTTTGATGGACTTTCCCAATATGGGTTTCTAAGGTTATGGGACCTGAGATTCAGTGGATGTGGAAACAAATTAGATTTTTTGACGAAGCCCAATTACTTTCCCTTATTGGGCTTTCTAAGTCTATCTGGCACTGATATTGTTAGCATCCCTGAAAGCCTAAACAGATTTACTACGTTAGAAACCCTTCTTATAAGTAATTGCCAGCAGCTACGACAAATTTTGGGGCTTCCaccatttctaaaatatttaaatgcaAGTCACTGTACGTCATTAGATGCACAATCCTCAAGCAGATTATTGAATCAG ATTGGAGAAATTATATGTGAAGGAGAAAAAAGCGACATATATGTGTATCCAAGTTGGTTGAATCCCAAGCTTCAAACTAGAGATTTGTTCCATGAGGATGTTAACGATAACCGTCGTTTTTGGGTACCATATACAGAGATTCCAAGGTGGTTGAATTCCAAGCATCAAAGTGTTGGAAATTCCATATCATTCCATGTTGGTCGcaaatttacaaatatttttgcCGTCTATTTCGCTTTTGGACTGGGGCCGCAATTACCCATCTATGATGTTGATATAAATGTTTACCTCTCCATTAATGGTTTTGAAGAAGTTTGGATTACTAGCTCTAACCTAGGTCGTGATTCTGATGATACATTGTGGATATCTTCTAGATCACATCTCAAATTGCAGAAGCTGTTGGATGAATCAAATCCATCTTATGACAATCACGTTGAGGTTACATATGAATGGGCCAGAGAGACAGATCGCAACAACCCTCCTTGTGAGATTAGAAGGTGGGGGGTCAAAGTAGAATGTATCTGTTGTCCTCAAATGATGGCCCTTACCCTGGATGACAATGATTCTGACTCCGATCTGAATCTACCATTAAAGAAGAGGAGAAAATATTGA